A region of Corvus cornix cornix isolate S_Up_H32 chromosome 3, ASM73873v5, whole genome shotgun sequence DNA encodes the following proteins:
- the GJE1 gene encoding putative gap junction epsilon-1 protein produces MSPNYIRSFSEGCLRPPTVIGQFHTLFFGSIRMFFLGVLGFAVYGNEALHFSCDPDKREVNLFCYNQFRPITPQVFWALQLVIVLVPGAFFHLYAACKSIKQEDILQKSSYTGFYIFSVFLRIVLEVVAFWLQIQLFGFKVNAIYMCDVGALEKKFNITRCMVPEHFEKTIFLIAMYTFTVITVILCVAEIFEISCRRLGFLKTQ; encoded by the exons ATGTCCCCCAACTACATCCGGAGCTTCTCGGAGGGATGT CTCAGGCCGCCAACGGTAATTGGTCAATTCCACACTCTTTTTTTTGGCTCAATTCGAATGTTTTTCCTTGGTGTTTTGGGCTTTGCTGTTTATGGAAATGAGGCCTTGCATTTCAGCTGTGACCCAGACAAGAGAGAGGTTAATCTTTTCTGTTACAACCAGTTCAGACCGATAACTCCTCAG GTTTTCTGGGCATTACAGCTGGTGATTGTACTGGTACCTGGAGCCTTTTTTCACCTTTATGCTGCTTGTAAGAGCATCAAACAGGAAGATATTCTCCAAAAGTCATCCTACACCGGTTTTTATATATTCTCTGTTTTCTTAAGGATTGTCCTTGAAGTTGTGGCTTTTTGGCTTCAGATTCAGCTCTTTGGTTTCAAAGTGAACGCAATCTACATGTGTGATGTGGGAGCACTTGAAAAAAAGTTTAACATTACCCGGTGCATGGTGCCAGAGCACTTTGAAAAGACGATTTTTCTTATTGCAATGTACACATTTACTGTGATTACAGTGATCTTGTGTGTTGCTGAAATTTTTGAGATCTCATGTAGAAGGCTAGGTTTCTTAAAAACTCAGTGA